From the Andreesenia angusta genome, the window TGGCCAGTTCTATACCTTCTCTTTGGCGCATCCTTATCAGGTCTCTTTCTAGCTGATTCACCCCGCCCATCACTGTAATCAGAAACTGGCTGTACGGATTGTCCTTCGACAGGTCAAGCCAGGTATCCTTAAGGGACTTGAGGCCGGCCTTCTTGCTGCGGATGTAGTCTATCAGCTCGAAAAGGTCTCTTGTGCTCCTGGTTATCCTGGTCAGGTCAGTCACGTAAATCACGTCGCCTTCAGCTAGTTCCTCCAGCATCGCTTGAAGCTGCTCTCTGTCTTTTGTCGCCCCGGAGACTTTCTCTTCGAATATCAAGTCCATCCCTACTTCATTCAGCTGATGAATCTGTCTCGCTGTGCTCTGGTCTGAAGAGCTAACCCTGATATATCCAATTTTCCTCAAAATCTCACCTCATTTCAGCACAAGTCTTATGGTACACTCCTAGACCCCATTTTATCTAAAGAGTATAATTGTACCAATAGAGTGTACTCTATTAATATGATTATACTTATAAATTCAATAAAAGAAAAGGGATGGTGGACTATGAGAATAGTAAGAGGAAGAGAGCTACTTACAGAGGAGCAGAGAATTGGCATTATTCAGCCTCCTGAGGATGACTGGGCACTAGGGACGTATTACACATTTTCTAATATGGACATGGAAGTTATAGAAAAGCGGAGAAAGGAAGAAAACCGTCTTGGATTTGCGGTTCAGTTGGCTCTTCTCAGGTATCCTGGATGGCCATACAACTTTATAGAGAATGTGCCCTCTCCAATAGTAAACTACATAGCCAGACAGATTGGAGCCGACCCCGCTTTAATGAAATACTATCCTCAAAGAGAAAATACGATTTGGGACCACCTGAAAGAAATCCGGAGAGAATATGGCTATATATCGTTCACCTTGAAGGAATATCGTTTGGCTTTCAAGCATATATACAAGCTGGCTTTGGAAGAAGGAGATGCTGTCCCGCTGTTGCATGAATGCATAGATTTTCTCAGAAGCAAGCAAGTTATACTTCCCGCCATAACGACAATCGAAAGGATAGTCTGGGAAGCTAGGGAGATGGCCGAAAGAAAGATATTCAATACCATAAGCAAGTCTTTGACAAGCGAGCAGAAGGAGAAGCTTGAGTCAGTTATATCCACTCAAAGTCCGTCTGATACGAGAAGGACAATACTGGGCTGGCTGAAAGAGGCTCCTGGACATCCTTCTCCAGAAACGTTTTTGAAAGTGATAGAGCGGCTTGAGTACATAAGGTCTTTGGGACTTGAAACAGCTGAAACCAAATACGTACATCCAAATCGCCTGCTACAGTTCACTCGGATGGGTTCAAGGTACGAGCCATATGAATTCCGCAAGTTTAAAGAGAATAAAAGACTTTCACTATTGACCATATACTTAAAAAATCTTGCCCAGGAGCTTACAGACAGGGCTTTCGAGATTCACGACAGACAGATGCTCAGATTGATGGCGAAGGGACGCAAGGCACAAGATGAAATCCAAAAACAGAACGGCAAGAAGCTGAACGAGAAGGTAATCCACTTCGCCGACATAGGTAAGGCTCTTATCAAGGCCAAGGAGGAAAGCCTAGACGTCTTTGAGGTTCTAAACTCTGTAATCGAGTGGAACTCATTCGTATCTTCCGTAGAAGAAGCCCAGACTCTTGTAAGGCCTGCCGACTACGACTATCTGGACCTGTTGAAGAAAAGATTCTATTCACTTAGGAAGTACACTCCTACTCTTTTGAAAACACTGGAGTTTAAGTCAACCAAGTCAAGCGAGACGCTGCTGCAGGCAGTGGAGGTTATAAGAGAGATGAACGAGTCCGGAAAGCGAAAGGTACCTAGTGAATCCCCGACAGACTTCATCTCTAGGCGCTGGAAAAAGCATATTTACGAGGAGGACGGGGCTATAAACCGACACTACTACGAGATGGCCGTACTGATGGAGCTCAGGGAGCATGTAAGGGCCGGAGATATCTCTGTGGTAGGCAGTAGAAAATACAGAGACTTCGAGGAATATCTGTTTTCTGAAAAAGAGTGGAGCGATGCTAAGGAGAGTACAAGGCTTGCAGTCAGCCTGTCGTTCGAGGACTT encodes:
- a CDS encoding Tn3 family transposase, translating into MRIVRGRELLTEEQRIGIIQPPEDDWALGTYYTFSNMDMEVIEKRRKEENRLGFAVQLALLRYPGWPYNFIENVPSPIVNYIARQIGADPALMKYYPQRENTIWDHLKEIRREYGYISFTLKEYRLAFKHIYKLALEEGDAVPLLHECIDFLRSKQVILPAITTIERIVWEAREMAERKIFNTISKSLTSEQKEKLESVISTQSPSDTRRTILGWLKEAPGHPSPETFLKVIERLEYIRSLGLETAETKYVHPNRLLQFTRMGSRYEPYEFRKFKENKRLSLLTIYLKNLAQELTDRAFEIHDRQMLRLMAKGRKAQDEIQKQNGKKLNEKVIHFADIGKALIKAKEESLDVFEVLNSVIEWNSFVSSVEEAQTLVRPADYDYLDLLKKRFYSLRKYTPTLLKTLEFKSTKSSETLLQAVEVIREMNESGKRKVPSESPTDFISRRWKKHIYEEDGAINRHYYEMAVLMELREHVRAGDISVVGSRKYRDFEEYLFSEKEWSDAKESTRLAVSLSFEDFIEERVETLEERLSWLSKNWNKLDSVSFEKGRLSVSRLDKDVPKEAKQFSESLYKMLPRIKLTDLLMDVAQITGFHHQFTHASNNRKPDEGETITIMAALLGMGMNIGLSKMADATPGLSYKQLANVSQWRMHEDAMSKAQATLVNFHHKLDLAYHWGDGTTSSSDGMRMKLGVSSLHADSNPHYGSGKGTTIYRFTSDQFSSYYTKVIHTNSRDAIHVLDGLLHHDTDLNIEEHFTDTAGYTDQIFGLTHLLGFKFAPRIRDLSDSKLFTIGKASDYPKLEPLLRGQINTKLIKDNYDDVLRLAHSIREGAVSASLIMEKLGSYARQNSLATALREIGRIEKTIFILNYISSESLRRKIQRGLNKGEFMNALARALFFGKQGELRERTVQNQLQRATALNIIINAVSVWNTLHLTKAVEYQKRLGNFNEDLLQHMSPLGWEHINLLGEYRFNSEQAISLDSLRPLVLG
- a CDS encoding recombinase family protein, with the translated sequence MRKIGYIRVSSSDQSTARQIHQLNEVGMDLIFEEKVSGATKDREQLQAMLEELAEGDVIYVTDLTRITRSTRDLFELIDYIRSKKAGLKSLKDTWLDLSKDNPYSQFLITVMGGVNQLERDLIRMRQREGIELAKKEGKYKGRVKKYHKDHAGMNYAVKLYEEGKMTVNQICQITRVSRTSLYRRLSDIS